A region from the Geobacillus vulcani PSS1 genome encodes:
- the cls gene encoding cardiolipin synthase → MAVIFVIAIVLLLVYLDDKLGQLAFRNGRKKVVYPERRSDISLYINGRHLFSDYFAELHRARDHIHVLFYIIKNDETSAPFFQILKEKAAAGVKVRVLTDWVGSFGLPKALIRSLEESGVEFAYAQKPRFPFFLYRLNRRNHRKITVIDGQVGYIGGFNIGREYIGKDANFGEWRDYHLKVNGEGVHDLQEQFLHDWEEATGRTVPDKSRYFPPLPAGSIRHQLVATNGAALEEQFIEVIRRAKNEIMIGSPYFIPSRPLFNELLQALRRGVRVTVLVPLKADHLFVKEAAYPYFYRLLKAGARIYRFYQGFYHAKTLVVDEEWCDVGTANFDRRSLFLNSEINCYVFDRAFTRLVKRAIERDLLRAEPLTVDFWQKRSLLDRGKQSISQLISAWL, encoded by the coding sequence ATGGCCGTCATTTTCGTCATTGCCATCGTATTGCTGCTTGTTTATCTTGATGACAAGCTTGGACAGCTCGCCTTCCGCAATGGGCGCAAAAAAGTCGTCTACCCGGAGCGGAGAAGCGATATCTCCCTCTATATCAACGGCAGACATTTATTTTCCGATTACTTCGCCGAACTGCACCGCGCCCGCGACCATATTCACGTCTTATTTTACATTATCAAAAATGACGAAACGAGCGCACCCTTTTTCCAAATTTTAAAGGAAAAAGCGGCTGCCGGCGTGAAAGTGCGAGTGTTGACCGATTGGGTCGGCAGCTTTGGTTTGCCGAAAGCGCTCATCCGTTCGCTCGAGGAAAGCGGGGTGGAGTTCGCCTATGCCCAAAAACCGCGTTTCCCGTTTTTCCTTTACCGCCTCAATCGCCGCAACCATCGAAAAATTACAGTCATCGACGGACAAGTCGGCTACATCGGCGGCTTTAACATCGGCCGCGAATACATCGGAAAAGACGCCAACTTCGGCGAATGGCGCGATTATCACTTGAAAGTAAACGGTGAAGGAGTCCACGACTTGCAGGAGCAGTTTTTGCATGACTGGGAAGAAGCGACGGGGCGGACGGTGCCTGACAAATCCCGTTATTTTCCGCCGCTTCCGGCCGGCTCTATTCGTCATCAGCTCGTCGCCACCAACGGCGCTGCCCTTGAAGAACAGTTTATCGAGGTCATCCGCCGGGCGAAAAACGAAATTATGATCGGCAGCCCATACTTTATTCCAAGCCGGCCGCTGTTTAACGAGCTGTTGCAAGCGCTTCGGCGCGGGGTGCGCGTAACGGTCCTTGTGCCGCTCAAAGCAGACCATTTATTTGTCAAAGAGGCCGCCTACCCGTACTTTTATCGACTCTTGAAAGCCGGTGCGCGTATTTATCGCTTTTACCAAGGATTTTACCATGCCAAAACACTCGTCGTCGATGAGGAGTGGTGCGACGTCGGCACAGCGAATTTTGATCGGCGCAGCTTGTTTTTGAACAGCGAGATCAACTGTTATGTGTTTGACCGCGCATTCACCCGTCTCGTCAAACGGGCGATTGAACGCGATTTGTTGCGCGCCGAGCCGCTGACGGTCGACTTTTGGCAAAAACGCTCGCTTCTTGACCGCGGCAAACAGTCGATTTCCCAGCTTATTTCCGCCTGGCTGTGA
- the argS gene encoding arginine--tRNA ligase produces MNIVGQLKEKMKEEIRQAAVRAGLASADELPEVLLEVPRDKAHGDYSTNIAMQLARIAKKPPRAIAEAIVGQLDRERISVGRVEIAGPGFINFYMDNRYLTAVVPAILQAGQAYGESNVGNGEKVQVEFVSANPTGDLHLGHARGAAVGDSLCNILAKAGFDVTREYYINDAGKQIYNLAKSVEARYFQALGVDMPLPEDGYYGDDIVEIGKKLAEEYGDRFVEMEEDERLAFFRDYGLRYELEKIKKDLADFRVPFDVWYSETSLYESGKIDEALSTLRERGYIYEQDGATWFRSTAFGDDKDRVLIKQDGTYTYLLPDIAYHQDKLRRGFKKLINIWGADHHGYIPRMKAAIAALGYDPEALEVEIIQMVNLYQNGERVKMSKRTGKAVTMRELMEEVGVDAVRYFFAMRSGDTHLDFDMDLAVSQSNENPVYYVQYAHARVSSILRQAEEQHISYDGDLALHHLVGTEKEVELLKVLGDFPDVVAEAALKRMPHRVTAYAFDLASALHSFYNAEKVLDLDNLEKTKARLALVKAVQITLKNALTLIGVSAPEQM; encoded by the coding sequence GTGAACATTGTCGGACAACTCAAGGAAAAGATGAAAGAAGAAATCCGCCAGGCGGCGGTGAGAGCAGGACTGGCTTCGGCCGATGAGTTGCCGGAAGTGCTGCTTGAGGTGCCGCGCGACAAGGCGCATGGCGACTACTCAACGAACATCGCCATGCAGCTCGCCCGCATCGCGAAAAAACCGCCGCGGGCGATCGCCGAAGCCATTGTCGGGCAGCTTGACCGCGAGCGCATATCGGTCGGGCGCGTCGAGATTGCCGGGCCGGGCTTTATCAACTTTTATATGGACAACCGCTATTTGACGGCGGTCGTGCCGGCGATTTTGCAGGCGGGGCAAGCGTATGGCGAGTCGAATGTCGGCAACGGAGAAAAAGTGCAAGTCGAGTTCGTCTCCGCCAATCCGACTGGCGATTTGCATTTAGGCCATGCCCGCGGCGCGGCGGTTGGCGATTCGCTTTGCAACATTTTAGCGAAAGCCGGGTTCGACGTGACGCGCGAATATTACATCAATGACGCCGGCAAGCAAATTTACAACTTGGCGAAATCGGTCGAAGCCCGTTATTTTCAGGCTCTCGGTGTCGATATGCCGTTGCCGGAGGACGGCTATTACGGCGACGATATCGTCGAAATCGGCAAAAAGCTTGCCGAAGAGTACGGCGACCGGTTTGTCGAAATGGAGGAAGACGAGCGGCTTGCCTTTTTCCGCGACTATGGGCTCCGCTATGAGCTTGAGAAAATCAAGAAAGACTTGGCCGACTTCCGCGTGCCGTTTGACGTCTGGTATTCGGAAACGTCGCTCTATGAAAGCGGCAAAATCGACGAAGCGCTTTCTACTTTGCGCGAGCGCGGCTATATTTACGAGCAGGACGGGGCGACATGGTTCCGTTCGACGGCGTTTGGGGACGACAAAGACCGCGTGTTGATTAAACAGGACGGTACGTATACGTACTTGCTCCCGGACATCGCCTACCATCAAGACAAGCTGCGGCGCGGGTTCAAAAAGCTCATCAACATTTGGGGAGCGGACCACCACGGCTACATTCCCCGCATGAAGGCGGCGATCGCTGCGCTCGGCTACGATCCGGAGGCGCTCGAAGTGGAGATCATTCAAATGGTGAACCTATACCAAAACGGCGAGCGCGTCAAAATGAGCAAGCGCACCGGCAAGGCGGTGACGATGCGCGAGCTCATGGAAGAAGTCGGCGTCGATGCCGTCCGTTATTTCTTTGCGATGCGCTCGGGCGATACGCATTTGGATTTTGACATGGACTTGGCCGTGTCGCAGTCGAATGAAAACCCGGTTTACTACGTCCAATATGCGCACGCCCGCGTTTCCAGCATTCTTCGCCAAGCGGAGGAACAACACATTTCCTATGACGGCGATTTAGCCCTTCACCATCTTGTCGGGACGGAAAAAGAGGTCGAACTGTTGAAAGTGCTCGGAGATTTCCCCGATGTCGTCGCCGAGGCGGCGCTCAAGCGGATGCCGCATCGCGTCACCGCCTATGCATTCGATTTGGCTTCCGCGCTCCATAGTTTTTACAACGCGGAAAAAGTGCTTGATCTTGACAACCTCGAAAAAACAAAGGCCCGCCTCGCGCTTGTCAAGGCGGTGCAAATTACACTGAAAAACGCATTGACGTTGATCGGCGTCTCAGCGCCGGAACAAATGTAA
- a CDS encoding 3-hydroxybutyryl-CoA dehydrogenase, giving the protein MDVKTIMVVGAGQMGSGIAQVCAVAGYEVLLYDISSAQLDKGMANIQKLLARQVEKGKMAAEDKDAALSRLVRSTDLHDAEKADLVIEAVVENMDVKTKLFAELDEIARPETILASNTSSLPITEIAAATKRPEKVIGMHFMNPVPVMKLVEIIRGLATADEVYETIEAVARKLGKVPVEVNDFPGFISNRVLMPMINEAIYALYEGVATKEAIDEVMKLGMNHPMGPLTLADFIGLDTCLYIMETLHEGFGDDKYRPCPLLRKYVKAGWLGRKTGRGFYTYD; this is encoded by the coding sequence ATGGATGTGAAAACAATCATGGTCGTCGGCGCCGGCCAAATGGGATCGGGCATCGCCCAAGTGTGTGCTGTCGCTGGCTATGAGGTGCTGCTCTATGATATTAGCAGCGCTCAATTGGATAAAGGAATGGCCAATATCCAAAAACTCCTTGCCCGCCAAGTGGAGAAAGGCAAAATGGCCGCTGAGGACAAGGACGCGGCGCTTTCGCGGCTTGTCCGCTCGACGGATCTGCATGACGCTGAGAAGGCGGATCTCGTCATTGAAGCAGTCGTCGAAAACATGGACGTGAAAACGAAGCTGTTTGCCGAACTGGATGAAATCGCCCGCCCGGAAACGATTTTGGCGTCGAACACGTCGTCGCTGCCGATTACGGAAATCGCCGCCGCGACGAAACGGCCGGAAAAAGTGATCGGCATGCACTTTATGAACCCGGTGCCGGTGATGAAGCTCGTCGAAATTATCCGCGGATTGGCGACAGCTGATGAGGTGTATGAAACGATCGAAGCCGTTGCCCGCAAGCTCGGCAAAGTGCCGGTCGAAGTGAACGACTTCCCAGGGTTTATTTCCAACCGCGTCCTCATGCCGATGATCAACGAAGCGATTTACGCCTTGTACGAAGGGGTGGCGACCAAAGAAGCGATCGATGAAGTGATGAAGCTTGGCATGAACCACCCGATGGGTCCGCTGACGCTCGCTGATTTTATCGGGCTCGATACATGCTTATACATTATGGAAACGCTTCATGAGGGGTTCGGCGATGACAAATACCGCCCATGCCCGCTCTTGCGCAAATATGTGAAAGCTGGCTGGCTCGGCCGCAAAACAGGGCGGGGATTCTATACGTACGACTGA
- a CDS encoding acyl-CoA dehydrogenase, protein MEFRFTEEQEMMRQMVREFAAAEIAPFVERMEQGEFPRPILAKMAELGLMGITVPEQYGGAGMDFISYIIAIHEISKVSPTVGVILSVHTSVGTNPILYFGTEEQKQTYVTKLARGEYLGAFCLTEPSAGSDAKSLKTKAVRRGNRYILNGSKIFITNGGEADTYIVFARTNPEEAGSRGISAFIVEKGTPGMSIGKDEKKMGLHGSRTVTITFEDAEVPAENLLGQEGEGFKIAMANLDVGRIGIAAQALGIAEAAVEHAVAYAKERVQFGKPIIEQQGVAFKLADMATAAEAAKWLVYRAAWLRAQGLPCGKEASMAKLFASQTAMNNAIEAVQIFGGNGYTKDYPVERLFRDAKITQIYEGTSEIQRIVISKHL, encoded by the coding sequence ATGGAATTTCGGTTTACGGAAGAACAAGAGATGATGCGGCAAATGGTGCGTGAGTTCGCCGCGGCGGAGATCGCCCCGTTTGTCGAGCGCATGGAACAAGGGGAGTTTCCGCGCCCGATTTTAGCAAAAATGGCCGAACTCGGCCTAATGGGCATCACTGTCCCGGAGCAATATGGCGGCGCAGGTATGGACTTTATTTCGTACATCATTGCCATTCATGAAATTTCCAAAGTGAGCCCGACCGTCGGCGTCATCTTATCGGTGCACACGTCGGTCGGCACGAATCCGATCTTGTATTTTGGCACCGAAGAGCAAAAACAAACATACGTGACAAAGCTGGCCCGAGGGGAGTATCTGGGGGCGTTTTGCCTCACGGAACCGAGCGCTGGCTCGGACGCGAAAAGCTTGAAGACAAAAGCGGTGCGCCGCGGCAATCGTTATATCCTGAATGGTTCAAAAATTTTCATCACCAACGGTGGGGAGGCGGATACGTACATCGTCTTCGCCCGCACGAATCCGGAAGAAGCTGGAAGCCGCGGCATTTCCGCGTTCATTGTGGAAAAAGGGACGCCAGGGATGTCGATCGGCAAAGACGAAAAGAAAATGGGGCTGCACGGATCGCGGACGGTGACCATCACATTTGAAGATGCCGAAGTGCCGGCGGAAAACTTGCTCGGTCAGGAAGGGGAAGGATTTAAAATCGCGATGGCCAACCTTGACGTCGGTCGGATCGGCATCGCTGCCCAAGCGCTCGGCATCGCGGAAGCCGCGGTCGAACATGCCGTTGCCTACGCGAAAGAGCGGGTGCAGTTTGGCAAACCGATCATCGAGCAGCAAGGGGTCGCTTTCAAGCTTGCTGATATGGCGACGGCGGCAGAAGCGGCGAAATGGCTCGTCTACCGCGCCGCTTGGTTGCGCGCGCAAGGGCTGCCGTGCGGAAAAGAGGCGTCGATGGCGAAGCTCTTCGCTTCACAAACAGCGATGAACAATGCCATCGAGGCGGTGCAAATTTTCGGCGGCAACGGCTACACGAAAGACTACCCGGTCGAGAGATTGTTCCGTGACGCGAAAATTACGCAAATTTACGAAGGAACGAGCGAAATTCAGCGCATTGTCATCAGCAAACATTTGTAA
- the speE gene encoding polyamine aminopropyltransferase: MELWFTEKQTEHFGITARIIRTLHTEQTPFQKLDMVETAEFGNMLILDGMVMTTQKDEFVYHEMVAHVPLFTHPHPENVLVVGGGDGGVIREVLKHPSVKKATLVEIDGKVIECSKKYLPEIAGKLDDPRVEVKVDDGFMHIAKSENEYDVIMVDSTEPVGPAVNLFTKGFYAGIANALKEDGIFVAQTDNPWFKADLIRKVYRDVKEIFPITRLYTANIPTYPSGLWTFTLGSKKYDPLAVSGDRFHDIETKYYTKELHKACFVLPKFVADLTK; encoded by the coding sequence ATGGAACTTTGGTTTACCGAAAAGCAGACGGAACATTTCGGCATCACGGCACGCATCATCCGCACTTTACATACAGAACAAACGCCGTTTCAAAAGCTCGATATGGTCGAAACCGCGGAGTTCGGCAACATGCTCATTCTAGACGGCATGGTCATGACGACGCAAAAAGACGAGTTCGTCTATCATGAAATGGTTGCCCATGTGCCGTTGTTTACCCACCCGCATCCGGAAAACGTACTGGTCGTCGGCGGCGGCGACGGCGGCGTCATTCGTGAAGTGCTGAAGCATCCAAGCGTCAAAAAGGCGACGCTTGTTGAAATCGACGGCAAGGTGATCGAATGCTCGAAAAAATATTTGCCAGAAATCGCCGGAAAACTCGATGATCCACGCGTGGAAGTAAAAGTCGATGACGGGTTTATGCATATTGCGAAAAGCGAAAATGAGTATGACGTCATCATGGTTGACTCGACTGAACCGGTCGGTCCGGCGGTCAACTTGTTCACAAAAGGGTTTTATGCCGGCATCGCCAACGCGTTGAAGGAAGACGGCATTTTCGTCGCCCAAACGGACAATCCGTGGTTTAAAGCCGATTTGATCCGCAAGGTTTATCGCGACGTGAAGGAAATTTTCCCGATCACTCGTTTGTATACAGCAAACATTCCGACGTATCCGAGCGGGCTCTGGACGTTTACGCTCGGCTCGAAAAAATACGACCCGCTTGCGGTGAGCGGCGACCGTTTCCATGACATTGAGACGAAATATTACACGAAAGAGCTGCACAAAGCGTGTTTTGTCTTGCCGAAATTTGTCGCGGATTTAACGAAGTAA
- a CDS encoding DUF1934 domain-containing protein has translation MKETNGIPVRLRQVAVIRDGPRQETVVLEADGMYYIKGETVYLQFAEENELGRVNNIVKIAPDEVTVLRSGAVEMRQTFRHREERSGHYQTVFGRWALVTKTDAIEFRYDERRKQGQLFLSYELMLEHERSGRHTLTLTFKGV, from the coding sequence ATGAAGGAAACAAACGGCATCCCGGTGCGCCTCCGCCAAGTGGCTGTCATTCGCGATGGTCCGCGCCAAGAGACGGTTGTGCTTGAGGCGGATGGGATGTATTACATAAAAGGGGAAACCGTTTATTTGCAGTTTGCCGAAGAAAACGAACTCGGGCGGGTGAACAACATTGTGAAAATCGCGCCTGACGAGGTGACCGTTCTTCGTTCCGGAGCGGTCGAGATGCGGCAAACGTTCCGCCATCGCGAAGAGCGGTCGGGCCATTATCAAACGGTGTTCGGGCGGTGGGCGCTGGTGACAAAAACGGATGCGATCGAGTTCCGATATGACGAAAGACGGAAACAGGGGCAGCTCTTTCTCTCGTATGAACTGATGCTGGAGCATGAGCGGAGCGGGCGCCATACGTTGACGTTGACATTTAAGGGGGTATAA
- a CDS encoding XapX domain-containing protein — MKEIVLSLLTGMIVGFLFTLFRLPIPAPPALAGIAGIVGVYLGMRLFQWFMVLWK; from the coding sequence ATGAAAGAAATCGTGCTGTCGCTTCTGACAGGCATGATCGTAGGCTTTTTGTTTACGCTGTTTCGCTTGCCGATTCCGGCTCCCCCAGCGTTGGCCGGCATCGCCGGCATCGTCGGGGTGTATCTGGGCATGCGGCTGTTTCAATGGTTCATGGTGCTTTGGAAGTAG
- the speB gene encoding agmatinase, with the protein MRFDEAYSGNVFIGSHPNFEESEAVIYGMPMDWTVSYRPGSRFGPARIREVSIGLEEYSPYLDRELKDVRYFDAGDIPLPFGNAARSLELIEQFVRRVLDAGKFPLGLGGEHLVSWPVIKAVYDYYPDVAVIHMDAHTDLREHYEGEPLSHATPIRKVADLIGPTNVFSFGIRSGMKEEFEWAKENGMYIAKFEVLEPLRSVLPKLAGRPVYVTIDIDVLDPAHAPGTGTVDAGGITSKELLAAIHEIARSDVRVVGADLVEVAPIYDHSEQTANTASKLVREMLLGWVAK; encoded by the coding sequence ATGCGATTTGATGAAGCCTATTCGGGCAACGTGTTTATCGGCAGTCATCCGAATTTTGAAGAAAGCGAAGCCGTCATTTACGGAATGCCGATGGACTGGACGGTCAGCTACCGGCCCGGCTCGCGGTTCGGTCCGGCTCGCATCCGCGAAGTGTCGATCGGCCTTGAGGAATACAGCCCGTATTTGGACCGCGAACTCAAGGACGTTCGCTACTTTGACGCCGGTGATATCCCGCTGCCGTTTGGCAATGCGGCGCGCAGCTTGGAGCTGATTGAACAGTTTGTTAGAAGAGTGCTGGATGCTGGAAAATTTCCGCTCGGCCTTGGCGGTGAACACCTTGTCTCTTGGCCGGTGATCAAAGCGGTGTACGACTATTATCCGGATGTGGCCGTCATTCATATGGACGCGCATACCGACCTGCGCGAACATTACGAAGGCGAGCCGTTGTCGCACGCGACGCCGATCCGCAAGGTCGCTGACCTGATCGGCCCGACGAATGTCTTTTCGTTCGGCATCCGTTCCGGCATGAAAGAAGAGTTCGAATGGGCGAAAGAAAACGGCATGTACATCGCTAAGTTTGAGGTGCTTGAACCGCTCCGTTCCGTGTTGCCGAAGCTCGCCGGCCGCCCGGTGTATGTGACGATTGACATCGATGTGCTTGATCCCGCTCATGCCCCAGGTACTGGGACGGTCGATGCCGGTGGCATTACGTCAAAAGAGCTGTTGGCGGCCATTCACGAGATCGCCCGCTCCGACGTGCGAGTCGTCGGCGCCGATTTGGTGGAAGTCGCACCCATTTATGACCATTCGGAACAAACCGCCAATACAGCGAGCAAGCTTGTTCGGGAAATGCTGCTGGGCTGGGTGGCCAAGTGA
- a CDS encoding heterodisulfide reductase-related iron-sulfur binding cluster, which yields MNALLMVNWLAFLFVTAYAIYLFAYVVKTRVMYIKLGKKVEFDHKVKERLRNIWVNVFGQKKLLKDKKSGLIHVIFFYGFILVQFGAIDFIIKGLAPGAHLPLGPLYPGFTFFQEIVTLLILIAVLAAFYRRYIEKLVRLKRDLKAGLVLIFIAGLMLSVLFGNGMSMIWHGEEATWSEPVASLIAGAFSWVGETGAAVLFFAAWWVHLLILLTFLVYVPQSKHAHLIAAPVNVFFSRLTRPKLSPINFEDESQESFGVGKIEDFTQKQLIDLYACVECGRCTSMCPATGTGKMLSPMDLILKLRDHLTEKGAVVTSRAPWVPAFAFKNTRGNQLAFAAASEQAATIEMPSLIGDVITEEEIWACTTCRNCEDQCPVMNEHVDKIIDLRRYLVLTEGRMNPDAQRAMTNIERQGNPWGLNRKERENWRELRDDVYVPTVKEAAKAGEEIEYLFWVGSMGSYDSRSQKIALAFAKLLNEAGVKFAILGNKEKNSGDTPRRLGNEFLFQELATNNIAEFEKAGVKKIVTIDPHAYNTFKNEYPDFGFEAEVYHHTELLAKLIEEGRLVPKYPVNERITFHDSCYLGRYNDVYDAPRKILRAIPGVELVEMERNRERGMCCGAGGGLMWMEETTGNRINVARTEQALAVNPTVISSGCPYCLTMLTDGTKAKEVEDRVFTYDVAELLAKSVFGEEKEEATS from the coding sequence ATGAATGCCTTGTTGATGGTGAACTGGCTCGCGTTTTTGTTTGTAACCGCTTACGCTATCTACTTGTTTGCTTATGTTGTCAAAACGCGGGTGATGTACATCAAACTCGGCAAAAAAGTCGAGTTTGACCACAAAGTAAAAGAGCGGCTGCGAAACATCTGGGTCAACGTTTTCGGCCAGAAAAAGCTGCTCAAAGACAAAAAAAGCGGCTTGATTCACGTTATCTTTTTCTACGGCTTTATTCTTGTCCAATTTGGCGCGATTGATTTCATCATCAAAGGGCTTGCGCCGGGGGCACATTTGCCGCTTGGGCCGCTGTACCCGGGATTTACGTTTTTCCAAGAAATCGTCACCTTGCTTATTTTGATTGCGGTGCTCGCTGCCTTTTACCGCCGTTACATTGAAAAGCTCGTCCGCTTAAAGCGCGACTTGAAAGCGGGGCTTGTCCTCATCTTTATCGCCGGGCTGATGTTGTCGGTGTTGTTCGGCAACGGGATGAGCATGATTTGGCACGGCGAGGAAGCGACATGGAGCGAACCGGTTGCTTCGCTTATTGCCGGCGCGTTTTCCTGGGTCGGCGAAACCGGGGCCGCGGTGCTGTTCTTTGCCGCCTGGTGGGTGCATTTGTTGATTTTGCTGACGTTCCTCGTGTACGTGCCGCAATCAAAGCACGCCCATTTGATCGCTGCGCCGGTCAACGTCTTTTTCAGCCGGCTGACGCGGCCGAAGCTTTCGCCGATCAACTTTGAAGACGAAAGCCAGGAATCGTTTGGCGTCGGCAAAATTGAAGATTTTACGCAAAAGCAATTGATCGACTTGTATGCCTGTGTCGAGTGCGGCCGCTGCACGAGCATGTGCCCGGCGACTGGCACGGGGAAAATGTTGTCGCCGATGGACTTGATTTTGAAGCTGCGCGACCATTTGACGGAAAAAGGAGCGGTCGTCACGTCGCGGGCGCCGTGGGTGCCGGCGTTCGCTTTCAAAAACACAAGGGGCAACCAGCTCGCGTTCGCCGCCGCGTCGGAGCAGGCCGCCACGATCGAAATGCCCAGCTTGATCGGCGATGTCATCACCGAGGAAGAAATTTGGGCCTGTACGACGTGCCGCAACTGTGAAGACCAATGCCCAGTCATGAACGAACACGTCGATAAAATCATCGACTTGCGTCGCTATCTCGTGTTGACGGAAGGGCGGATGAATCCGGACGCGCAGCGGGCGATGACGAACATCGAGCGCCAAGGCAATCCGTGGGGCTTGAACCGAAAAGAACGGGAAAACTGGCGCGAGCTGCGCGATGATGTGTATGTGCCGACTGTCAAAGAAGCGGCGAAAGCGGGAGAGGAAATCGAGTACTTGTTCTGGGTCGGCTCGATGGGGTCGTATGACAGCCGGAGCCAAAAAATCGCCCTTGCTTTTGCCAAACTGCTGAACGAAGCGGGCGTCAAGTTTGCGATTTTAGGCAACAAGGAGAAAAATTCGGGCGATACGCCGCGCCGGTTAGGGAATGAATTTTTATTCCAAGAGCTGGCGACGAACAACATCGCCGAGTTTGAAAAAGCGGGCGTCAAGAAAATCGTGACGATCGACCCGCACGCCTACAATACGTTCAAAAACGAATATCCAGACTTTGGGTTTGAGGCGGAAGTGTATCACCATACCGAGCTGCTCGCCAAGCTCATCGAAGAAGGCCGCTTAGTGCCAAAATATCCGGTGAATGAACGAATTACGTTCCATGACTCGTGCTACTTAGGGCGCTACAATGACGTCTATGACGCACCGCGGAAAATTTTGCGCGCCATTCCGGGCGTCGAGCTTGTTGAGATGGAGCGCAACCGCGAGCGCGGCATGTGTTGCGGCGCCGGCGGCGGCCTCATGTGGATGGAGGAGACGACCGGCAACCGCATCAATGTCGCCCGCACCGAGCAAGCGCTCGCTGTCAACCCGACGGTCATCAGCTCCGGCTGCCCGTACTGTCTGACCATGTTGACCGACGGGACGAAAGCCAAGGAAGTGGAAGACCGCGTCTTTACGTACGATGTCGCTGAATTGTTGGCGAAATCGGTGTTCGGTGAAGAAAAAGAGGAAGCAACATCGTAA
- a CDS encoding acetyl-CoA C-acetyltransferase, with product MGKTVIVSGARTPFGKFGGSLQALSAPELGGIAVKEALARADVSAEQVDHVILGTVLQGGQGQLPSRQAMRHAGIPWHVRTETVNKVCASGMRAVTLADQLIRLGDADIVVAGGMESMSNAPYVLPKARWGLRMGDSTVKDLMVYDGLTCSFTGVHMGVYGGNTAKELGITREAQDEWAYRSHMRAIAAIEAGRLAEEIVPVTIPQRKGEPLVVERDEAPRKDTSLEALAKLSPVFDPEGTITAGNAPGVNDGAAALVLMSEERAAREGLKPLATVVAHTAIAVEAKDFPKTPGLVINELLRKTGKTVDDIALFEVNEAFAAVALAAIQIAGLDPEKVNVNGGAVALGHPIGASGARIILTLIYELKRRGGGLGIAAICSGGGQGDAILVEV from the coding sequence ATGGGGAAAACAGTGATTGTCAGCGGGGCGCGCACCCCGTTCGGAAAATTCGGCGGTTCTTTGCAAGCGCTGTCAGCGCCGGAGCTCGGCGGCATTGCCGTGAAAGAAGCGTTGGCCCGCGCGGACGTGAGCGCAGAACAAGTCGATCATGTCATTTTAGGCACGGTCCTGCAAGGGGGGCAAGGCCAGCTCCCATCGCGGCAGGCGATGCGCCATGCCGGCATTCCGTGGCATGTTCGCACCGAGACGGTGAACAAAGTATGCGCTTCCGGCATGCGCGCCGTGACGCTTGCCGATCAGCTCATCCGCTTAGGCGATGCCGATATCGTTGTCGCCGGCGGAATGGAATCGATGAGCAACGCCCCCTATGTACTCCCGAAAGCGCGCTGGGGGCTGCGAATGGGCGACAGCACGGTGAAAGATTTAATGGTGTATGACGGCCTCACGTGCAGCTTCACCGGCGTTCATATGGGCGTCTACGGCGGGAATACGGCGAAAGAGCTCGGCATTACGAGAGAGGCGCAAGACGAGTGGGCGTACCGCAGCCATATGCGGGCCATTGCCGCCATCGAAGCCGGTCGGCTTGCGGAAGAAATCGTTCCGGTGACGATTCCGCAGCGCAAAGGGGAGCCGCTTGTCGTCGAACGCGACGAGGCGCCGCGCAAAGACACGTCGCTTGAAGCATTGGCGAAACTGTCGCCGGTGTTTGACCCGGAAGGCACAATCACCGCCGGCAACGCCCCGGGCGTCAACGACGGCGCCGCCGCGCTCGTGTTGATGAGCGAAGAGCGCGCCGCCCGCGAGGGGCTCAAGCCGCTCGCGACGGTCGTCGCCCATACCGCCATCGCCGTTGAGGCGAAAGATTTCCCGAAGACGCCGGGACTTGTGATCAACGAGCTGCTCCGCAAAACAGGAAAAACAGTCGATGACATCGCCTTGTTTGAAGTGAACGAAGCGTTTGCCGCTGTCGCATTGGCGGCCATTCAAATCGCTGGACTTGATCCGGAAAAGGTGAACGTCAACGGCGGCGCTGTTGCTCTCGGCCATCCGATCGGCGCGAGCGGTGCGCGCATCATCCTCACGCTCATTTACGAACTGAAACGCCGCGGCGGCGGCCTCGGCATTGCGGCCATCTGCAGCGGCGGCGGCCAAGGCGACGCCATCTTGGTTGAGGTGTAA